From a region of the Daphnia pulicaria isolate SC F1-1A chromosome 1, SC_F0-13Bv2, whole genome shotgun sequence genome:
- the LOC124329048 gene encoding probable methyltransferase-like protein 24 — protein sequence MNKAALMAFFFLISSCIIMFGFVFPSNNIVQFSIEKNINCDSSSSIDWDALLSSATLTANQLLQYFLWTNHSSCQLSHYFGGIMMKNPSGLAGQKVVCIDPKVAPKPRKCLVYSFGINNEWSFDEKMSLYGCEVFSFDPSMGLDHHVHSPGNIHFYNWGLGDRNEYDQELNWTIRSLSSIYETLSIRHGRKVIDYLKIDIEYSEWIALPDIISSGMLSKVRQLGIEVHLEVTDSLEQHLERARVLRSIEKSGMIRFDSEYNPWYFGNFTKFHLTGSLGYEIAWYNGKLFHDA from the coding sequence ATGAACAAAGCTGCCTtaatggcatttttttttttaatatcgagTTGTATCATTATGTTTGGCTTTGTATTTCCAAGTAATAATATTGTACAATTTTCTATCGAGAAAAACATTAATTGTGATTCATCATCTTCTATTGACTGGGATGCATTGCTGTCTTCAGCCACATTAACGGCTAATCAACTTCTGCAATACTTCCTGTGGACCAATCATTCTTCGTGTCAATTATCTCATTATTTTGGAGGTATAATGATGAAAAATCCATCTGGATTAGCTGGCCAAAAAGTCGTTTGCATCGATCCAAAAGTAGCACCAAAACCTAGGAAGTGTCTTGTGTACTCTTTTGGAATAAACAATGAATGGTCTTTCGATGAGAAAATGTCTTTGTATGGCTGTGaggtattttcttttgatccaTCAATGGGATTAGATCATCACGTCCATAGTCCTGGCAATATTCATTTTTACAATTGGGGCTTAGGCGATCGAAATGAATATGACCAAGAATTAAACTGGACAATCCGTTCACTATCCTCTATCTACGAAACTCTTTCCATTCGTCATGGCAGAAAGGTTATAgactatttaaaaattgacaTTGAATATTCTGAATGGATAGCTTTGCCAGATATAATCAGTTCCGGAATGTTGTCCAAGGTCCGGCAATTAGGCATTGAAGTTCACCTCGAAGTAACAGATTCATTGGAGCAACACCTTGAGAGAGCGAGAGTCTTACGATCAATTGAAAAATCAGGAATGATTCGTTTTGATTCTGAATACAATCCGTGGTATTTCGGAAACTTCACTAAATTCCATTTGACCGGGTCTTTGGGTTATGAGATCGCATGGTATAATGGGAAGCTTTTTCATGATGCATGA